A single genomic interval of Longimicrobiales bacterium harbors:
- a CDS encoding MBL fold metallo-hydrolase produces MSETSDEAISVDWCAALPRAAYADLVRVPVESDWFEVWEAGEGVLAIYEPKQWQEVISYLVLGTERALLFDTGMGIAAISDVVDQLTELPVIVLNSHTHLDHIGGNAEFSTIFGMDTDFTRARAEGLANAQVRQELEPAALCGPLPAGVSQDSYRTRPWTISEVGRDGHRVDLGGRTVEVLHIPGHTPDAIALLDTDAGYLWTGDSFYEGPIWLFAPETDLERYEQSVRRLADLVPRLTRVFPAHNTPVVDPSRLVELREAVTALREGRLTGQVDGEIERYDLGSFSLLLSARR; encoded by the coding sequence GTGAGCGAGACTTCCGACGAGGCGATCTCGGTGGATTGGTGTGCCGCCCTTCCCCGCGCGGCCTACGCGGATTTGGTCCGTGTGCCGGTGGAGTCTGATTGGTTCGAGGTGTGGGAAGCAGGTGAGGGAGTGCTGGCGATCTACGAGCCGAAGCAGTGGCAAGAGGTCATCTCATACCTGGTGTTGGGTACCGAGCGTGCGCTTCTCTTCGACACCGGGATGGGCATCGCTGCCATCTCGGACGTCGTCGATCAGCTGACGGAATTACCCGTCATCGTGCTCAACTCGCACACACACCTCGATCACATCGGAGGGAATGCCGAGTTCTCTACGATCTTCGGGATGGACACCGATTTCACTCGCGCCCGCGCGGAAGGGCTGGCTAACGCGCAGGTCCGACAAGAGCTGGAGCCAGCAGCTTTGTGCGGGCCACTTCCCGCCGGAGTCAGTCAGGACAGTTACCGCACCCGACCCTGGACGATCAGCGAAGTCGGCCGCGACGGGCACAGGGTGGATCTCGGTGGGCGTACGGTCGAAGTCCTCCACATCCCCGGCCATACGCCAGACGCCATCGCGCTGTTGGATACCGACGCCGGGTACCTATGGACGGGAGACTCGTTCTACGAAGGCCCGATCTGGCTCTTCGCGCCGGAGACCGATCTTGAGCGGTACGAGCAATCGGTCCGTCGCCTCGCTGACCTGGTTCCGCGCCTTACGAGAGTCTTCCCGGCGCACAATACTCCTGTGGTTGATCCATCCCGACTCGTTGAGTTACGCGAGGCGGTCACAGCGTTGCGGGAGGGCAGGCTGACGGGGCAGGTCGATGGCGAGATCGAGCGCTACGACCTAGGTAGCTTCTCCCTGCTGTTGTCTGCGCGGCGTTAG
- a CDS encoding amidohydrolase family protein has translation MQPRPRLRIIAVAAAAVCLALAMPTPAGAQTSAIVGATVIDGHGGEPLRDLTVLVQNGEILLVGPRAQVQIPVGAEVIDGQGRFVVPGFIDLNNHITGQGFHEDLFPLLLYGVENPILEFGYAVEAAQMALKSGVTTVRDTYGPLPPLLEIRDLITSGDIVGPRLMVAGDIIGWGGPHHDRGPLTDRQKLFNEYFHGWADLGVDLTTRSPAEVAERVDRYIDLGPDFIKYAATTHGTDPPVHIVFSPRVQRTIVETAHRRGLKVDVHTSSVEGLLLAAEAGADIITHAGSPGDQLIPDDVIRVLKERGTVCAIFSHMTWGPLADAFLARGSGASAGEPSPEELISEMWPYRNIRDRVPEYRELLERWARENPSRDLRAQVLGERENHHRLIRGGCRIAIATDNAPSGIPELAGAGASVPFFADPGTGTLLAIEGLVGLGMTPSEAIVAATKTGASAAGVLDRVGTVEAGKIADLLILDADPLADISNIRRLWRVMKAGVVIDPASLPTDPRYYRR, from the coding sequence GTGCAGCCGCGCCCTCGCCTCCGGATCATTGCTGTAGCGGCGGCCGCGGTTTGCCTCGCGTTGGCGATGCCCACTCCAGCCGGTGCGCAGACCTCGGCCATAGTCGGTGCAACGGTGATCGATGGCCACGGTGGCGAGCCACTTCGCGATCTGACTGTCCTGGTCCAGAATGGAGAGATCCTGCTCGTGGGGCCCCGGGCACAGGTGCAGATTCCAGTGGGCGCGGAGGTCATCGACGGACAGGGCCGCTTCGTGGTGCCAGGCTTCATCGACCTCAACAATCATATCACGGGCCAGGGCTTTCATGAGGACCTCTTTCCTCTGCTCCTGTATGGAGTAGAGAACCCGATCCTTGAGTTTGGCTACGCCGTCGAAGCTGCACAGATGGCGCTCAAGTCGGGCGTTACCACGGTCCGTGACACGTACGGGCCGCTGCCCCCGCTGCTCGAGATTCGTGATCTCATTACATCCGGTGACATCGTGGGCCCGCGTCTGATGGTTGCTGGTGACATCATCGGATGGGGTGGCCCACATCATGACCGTGGGCCCCTGACCGATAGACAGAAGCTCTTCAACGAATACTTCCATGGATGGGCAGACCTCGGTGTGGACCTGACGACTCGGTCGCCGGCTGAGGTGGCAGAACGAGTTGATCGGTACATCGACCTCGGGCCGGACTTCATCAAGTACGCTGCAACGACGCATGGAACCGACCCACCCGTCCATATCGTCTTCTCGCCGAGGGTGCAGCGAACGATCGTCGAGACGGCGCACCGACGAGGACTCAAGGTCGATGTGCACACGTCGAGCGTGGAGGGGCTGTTGCTCGCGGCGGAGGCGGGCGCGGACATCATCACCCACGCCGGGAGTCCCGGGGATCAACTCATCCCGGACGACGTGATTCGTGTACTTAAGGAGCGTGGAACGGTCTGCGCGATCTTCTCCCACATGACCTGGGGCCCACTGGCGGATGCCTTCCTGGCGAGGGGAAGCGGAGCCAGCGCCGGCGAGCCTTCGCCCGAGGAACTGATCTCGGAGATGTGGCCCTATCGGAACATCCGCGATCGGGTCCCTGAGTACCGGGAACTGCTCGAGCGCTGGGCGCGGGAGAACCCTAGCCGTGACCTCCGGGCTCAGGTGCTCGGAGAGCGCGAGAATCACCATCGTCTTATCCGCGGTGGCTGCAGAATCGCCATCGCCACGGACAACGCTCCTTCGGGCATTCCGGAACTGGCCGGTGCGGGTGCGTCGGTGCCGTTCTTCGCCGACCCTGGCACGGGGACACTCCTCGCGATCGAAGGGCTGGTCGGACTCGGAATGACGCCAAGCGAGGCCATTGTCGCCGCTACGAAGACGGGAGCGTCCGCAGCCGGAGTCCTGGACCGCGTCGGAACTGTGGAGGCAGGGAAGATCGCAGATCTGCTGATCCTCGACGCCGATCCGTTGGCCGACATCTCCAACATCCGCAGGCTCTGGAGAGTGATGAAGGCCGGGGTGGTGATCGACCCGGCCTCGTTGCCGACGGATCCACGCTACTACCGACGTTGA